In the genome of Scylla paramamosain isolate STU-SP2022 chromosome 10, ASM3559412v1, whole genome shotgun sequence, the window agggaagtcataagtggagtatcCCAAGGCTtagtacttgcaccaatcatgtttgcagtttatataaatgatatgacagagtgtgaacagctacatgagcttttttgcagatgatgcaaagttgctgaagaaagttgagagtgcagaggactgtggaacattacaagaagacctgaataagatatcagagtggagttatagatgggaaatggaatttgatttaaagaagtgtaaagtaatagaatctagaaaaagtacaagaaaagtaaaaggaaattgtgtgttgaatggtgtaaggttgagtggaacagaagaggaaaaggatctcggtgttacagtgactgggaacctgaccctggagaaacacattagcaaaattacaggagaaacctataacatgttcagaagaataaggcaggcctttgcatatatggatgatgAGATAGTCAGGAAAATGATCgtgtcgctgataagacctagactagaatatgcagcagtagtgtggtcgccatacaagaaaaaggatataaggaagttggagagagttcagagagcagctacgaagatggtaccaagtatcagggacttgtcatatgaagagagacttacaaggatacatctaccaacgatggaaaagaggagagaaaggggagacttgattgcgatatataaaacatatgagggagtagactTAATGGACAGGAGCATTAGCATAAGTAGACATATGGACAGGAgcaacttaatggtctgggatacacaggacactagaggacatggaaagaggctaaagaggagtgcttgtagaagagatgtcaaaaagtatagtttcccatatagaagtattgatgtatggaacagtctagATGAGGAggtagtaaatgcagaaagtatacatggattcaaggctaagttggatattaaaagatatggagatgggacagcacgagcatagctcttttcccataaagcataACTAGGCAACTAggtaggtaaatacacacacacacacaaaccaatttactttttgtttcttttggtttggtctctctctctctctctctctctctctctctctctctctctctcctgttgaaTATAAGGACAAGGAGCAGAAAAGTTGTTTACACTGTTTTACCAGTGTTGTTTGCattgtttgtttgatttgttGACTTACATAGCATATGAACAAAGAATCAGCTGTATATGACTGCTGTTTACCTGTCTCCCTTATTAAATCACATCTCACCTTTCCCACTAGCACATCCTCTGTCTCACTGTCAGTTAGGGGGGCACTGCATTCCTGCAACTGTCCCTGACTGGCCAGCTGATGCCCCTTGATGTCTACAGGGCCGTGGTGAGGAAGGCAAGGACTCAAGGTAAACTGTTTGCTACCTTGTTTACACCTTCATatgttctcattattatttgacttctaatctttcaaaaatttctgagcAAAGTTAGTACcattcattgcctcaaaaactccatCAAATGAAcaaagccttccagacaaccatcccctctttttcagtgacactcaactgtccccctcttccataCTAAACagccttggtctgtcctttacttataatctaaacagcaaacttcacatctcatctcttgccaAAATAGCTTGTATGACATTAGGCATTTTGTCGTCCACCAGTTTTACTCAATACCCCCACACTCCCAACCTCCCTGGATGTTAACTcagtacaggggccttatccatcaacgtacctccctttctctctgtcaATGAAGTATGCCTTGCATGTATCGTGGGAGAGGTTCCACTCGTGAAAATATTCAGTAAGGCTGCTACTGGGATAACCTGTAAACCATGTCTTGGTACTGTTTCATCTAGACAGGAACACACTTATATTATAACCTGTGCtaatttccttcttgtttcttgcactgtaatatatattttctaaatgtaatatatattttcctttaatctttttAAGGTAGAATATGATACCTAGTTTTAAGTGAATGCATTGGCTGGCTGAAACCATCAGACATTGCCTACATAAAGCACGATGCATTCATCTGCAGGGATCATGTTGAAGATAAGCATGAAGGATATTCAAGAGATCTTGTGAAAAATGCAGTCTCAGTCCCTGCAGGTAAGGAGACTAAAGGCATATATTGTACATGCAGCACAAGGAAGTGTACAACAGCATTGCTGCACTTGCACTCAGTTAACTGGTATGTGTATTAAAACTTGCagcatttcatttcattattttaagaaACTGCTATCACAAACTATACTACTAAATAATTCACAAGTACATGCTTCTTTGGACAATGAAGGGTCTGGTTGTGTATTTTCTTACACAGATGGAGTTGGTGGTGAGCACAGGATAAGAAATGAAAATTTAGATGAATttaataatttatattttattttagacTAATATGCACcatgaaaatagaataaaactgATTGTGCTTCATGACAATGTAGTATTGGATACCCTCCAATGTAGACTCTGTTCAGTGCTGTAAGTAAACATTTCTGTGGCAAAGAAGCACAACAAAATTTACACACCATAGCAAAGGATTTGTAACAATTTTATTTCCAAAGAATGTGAACAAAATATAGTGAAAGCTTCTCAAGGCTGGCCATTTTGATTTTGTAACAATTTGATATCCAAAGAATGTGGACAAAATAGTGGAAGCTTTTCAAGGCTGGCCATTTTGCTACATGCAAATTATTTTTTGATGTTGGATTGTTTGCCAATTACAAGGATTTTGGGTCATACTTGCTAGTAAATCAAGCTTCCTTTTAGTATTTGTTGACTACTTACAATATGCTTACTTCACTTAATAGAACTAAGAAACTGACCATTACCATAGACAGTAGAGAGTTACACAAACAAAGGAATAACAGACATAGTAGCTACAGTGGAATGTTATGACAGGATATACAAGGCTTGTTCCTATCCTAAGTTTTACACGTCAAAACAAAGTTGATATTTTTGTAAATCTAACTTTTACATGTCAACCTAGAATAACAGTTTTCATGACAACTTGTGCCCTTATTTCTCTACTTCataaaattaatatatttaCTAAAAATCAACTGGTAAATAATTCCTCTTTAAACATTGGAAAAAGCAGGTACCATGAAATAAACATTCATTTAATGTTTTTATCTGTAAAATAGACATTTTAATAAGACATACTAACAGAATTTGACAATAACTTATCAACACATAAGTTATGCAATATCACATTCATATATCCAATAAGAACATGAATGATCCACATAGTAGAAGTTTCTTACTCTGAAGTTTTATATGTAAGTACACAAAGATACATTACCATTTAGACCCAATCTTGTCAAATACTGAATCTCCTCATTCccaaaaccactaaaaagaaCATCAGCATACAGTGATTTTCATCCTTATGTATGTACCTCATCAAAAATTTATTTGTCCTGTTTTATGTGCATTTGTTATATACTTCAGCTTTGAACGTCAAGAAACACATGCACAAGTTACAGAACTTGTCATAATACTTAACACTATGCTTATGACAGGTAAATGACAACTTGGATGGGAAGGGATGTAAAGTTTGACTTATGAAACTTTTGCAGAGGACCATCCCCAGTATCCTTTGGGTCCAAAGTTCTTTCCATAGCAGGCTgtcaagagaggaaaaagaaccaTTATATTTCAGGAAAAGTATGTAGATGCAATATCACATTTTTAAAGATAGATCAATCTAGGCTGTACCTAATAGCTCTCATCAGGTTTTACTGTAAGATTTTAATTACTGGCAGTGTGGTGGTTAAGCGTGCTCAGCTCACACCCTAATTtatagaaatgttttttttatttatatagaaTTTCAGCAAtttctaataaataaatagtgctCATGATATACATGTTTTATATTAAGAAAGAAACTAAGTGTGACAGTCATCTGATGAATCTTGTACACTCTTTCCAGGAGACCTCcaattcctgaaaaaaaaaaacacctacacCAATCTAGATCTTCCTCCTGGATGAATACTCACGATTGCAGTAGATGTCCTGCTCTCGCTCCCGAACAGAGTTGGAATCAAGACACTTGTGACATTCACGACAGTTGAAGCAAGCCTTGTGCCAGGCTCCCCCAGCAGCCATCTTACGCTCTGCCATAAACACTTGCTTTGCTGTAAGTCAAAATACAGAGTTATTTTGCATGGTTTCACTGAATTattcaacatctatcttttgtCAATATTTCCTAATGcagtattccttccttctcattagAGGGCAGTTAATGTTTACTGACAATGAGGCTCCAGCATGTAATGGTACTTACTGGCCACTGATGAAGAGTTAGTGCACTCATATCTTAATCAAGAGGTTCTGCATTTGAATCGAAGACTAGGCAGAGAAAAATTTGTTAAACTCTAAACTCTCCCCTGTATCCCCTTGGCAGTGAACAGGTACAGGACAAAGGTCAAGAAGTTCTATACCTTAGCAACCACATGAGTGAAACACTAGATATCCTTCATGATTCCTGGGGCTGCCAGACAGATACAGGGGGCCCTTGACTTACATCAAAGTTCCATTCCTACACATTATGTGATTTTCACTGTAAATCAGAACTCATAAGTACCAAATTTGCTGGTGCATTAGATGCACTTTTTCCCtataaaaagtatataataaTTATCGTGCATCTAATGCAATTGTAGTCCAGACATCTAGTGTGAGGCAGTAGTACACTAAGtacaaatattgttactaataatattactactaataaaattctctctctctctctctctctctctctctctctctctctctctctctcagataagggtgaggggaggttgACAGAGAGGGCTAGAGGTTTAAGACaacatggaagaggaaggaagaggaaaggaaaaagaggaagggaaataaacatGGAAGCAGAGTACATAGAGCacataaatggaggaaaagtgaaggagaaagatgggaggatggggagaaagtagaaagaataaatataagcagcaaggatgaggagtgagtgaagaattagagggagagaggaagtattgagaaataggtattctcttttcctctcctgcactcctttccattttcctaaATCCATTCCCTTCACATTtatgctccttccatccattttcattgtCATTCCATCTCATTCTATTCTGAAATTCTCAGTattgatgtgtgtatgtgtgagagagagagagagagagagagagagagagagagagagaagagagagagagagagagagagagagagagagagagagagagagagagagagagagagagagagagagagagagagagagagagttactaaaTAGAATGACAtggaataacaaataacaatgaaaatggatggaagaagTATAAATGTGAGGGAACAgatggaggaaaatggaaaggagtgcaggaggggaaaagaaaatacctaTTTCTTAATACTTCTTCTCACCCTCtttaattcttcactcactcctcatcCTTGCTGCTTATAtgtattctttctactttctccccatcctcccatctttctccttcacctttcctccatttccatcCTCTATGTACTCTCCTTCCATggttatttctcttcctcctttttttcctttcctcttccttcctcttccatgttGTCTTAAACCTCCGACTCTCTGTCTCACCTCCCGTCAcccttatcagagagagagagagagagagagagagagagagagagagagagagagagagagagactttgtttGCATTCACCAGTGTACAACTGCTGTCTTCCTCATATAGCCTCATACAGCACCACATGGTGACACAACCACAAAATGCTGTAGGTCAAGGACATCGTAAACTAAGGACCCCCCTGTACTGGATTGTAGGAGCTCATGTCATGCCTCCAACACTTTGCTTCACCTTCTCAAGGTTCATGATCCTTATGTGCAATCAGAACCAGGACATGCATGCACCACATCTGGCAATGCCAATTACCCACCTCTCATCACAGGGAATAATTGAATGTACTTACAACATCTGACACAGTAGTCTGCTCCACCCCACTTGGGCCGAACCGGCTTGGTTGTTGGAGCAGGTTCCTTCAAGGGAGCTATGTAAGCCTCCATGGTGGCTGGAATGTTGGATCTTGGAGGGCCATTCTGTAACATTACAATGTGTTGTGTGATATTTACCTTATTGTAGAAAACAGCTTGTATTGGTTCTAGCTCCATGTTCCTCTGTGCATACCTGCGCTGGCTTCTGATAGGTCCCTATATCATTCCTATGCTTTGTAAAACACTTCTTTCCTAAATTTTTGCTAACATTTTCCATGATAATTTCCTATAAGGGAGTTAGTAGTAGACACAAAGTGGCATGCATTACTTTAGCGGTGAAACACGTACATGGATGAGGAATCCTCAGTTCCCCGACTCAGTTCCTTTTAACCAGCTTCTGCTTCTATAATATAAAGAATTCAGTGGCATAGGAATGTTCTTTCCTATGTACAGCAGTTTACTACTGTCCTGCAAAACCTATGGCCATCCCCATGAGGCAAATTTGTATGATCTGGCCCCAGTCTTAACTTTTCAACATTTGTAGATTTCCCCCCCCCATGTCATGAAACTTCTTGCAAAGGAATTTTCAACTCATCACTCCTAAAATTCACAATTAATTAACCTGGGTCATCACATAGTAACTATGGTCTGATCATTTTATCCTGAGCATTTGGGCATTGTCCTTTCTGGAGATTTCCCAGCCTCCAGCTCTGCCAAACTTATACCAACATACACCCTTCATGTCAGGTACTTACTACTTCAAAATTAAAACAAGCTGTAGTATTACACTGTAATCCTCTTAAAAGCTGATGttgtatatgtttatttatttatttttttttagttttaactGCATTTTTTTGCAAAACCACAATATTTGGCAGCATTTCCTCCCAGTGTTGTCATGTCTCTCTGTCAGGTCACACTGTCAGAGCGACTGTGTCAATCCATTGGTCACTTCCTCTcatgttatgagagagagagagagagagagagagagagagagagagagagagagagagagagagagagagagagagagagagagagagagagagagagagagagagagagagagagagagagagagagagagaatcactgacACAGGCTCTAATCTGATAATTTGCCTagtacaaggtttggcagcTTCACAGACCGGGAAATCCTCAGAAAAGACAATGCCTAAATGCTCAGgataaaatggtcagaccataagCATCAGCTATACTGTAATTTTACATATACTCATATTTACACTTACATAAAAATTTTAGTTTACTGTTTGcaacttattttttcatctactcAAGGCTCATAACAATCCCCTAGCACATATAGGTGTGCTCAGAACAGGTAATGCACCACATTCTGGGTATCATGCTATAAATGTAAAAAGTAGACCAATATTTCACTCAATAAGGAGCTGAACACGTCACTTATAATGTTATAAATCACAAGTGCAATTTCATTAAATTTAAGACTCAAAATTCATTTGTGGCAAATTGTGTGTTGGCAGGCAAAAGAATGAGTGAGACAAAGGCAGGACCCAAACAGGAGCAGACTGGGGTTGTAAACAAAGGACAATcctgaaattttttttataaaatttcattAAAGAGAGGAATATTTCACATATCAGATATCATAATACTGTACTTGTAATGTAGGGATACATGAAGTTAAGGACTTTACATCCACTTTAGACATTTCTAATTGACCAAGACTGCAGTTGAAAAACTAGCTGATGAAACACACACCTTCCAAGCCTTACATGAGACTATTCCTTAGGGACTGAGGGACATTCAGCAATTGACAATTACTGTCAATCATTAAATACCTTGAGTAAAGTTTatagtaaataaatgaacaggtgcatgtgcaccaccaccaaagcTGGATGTGATGCTAATGTCCTCAGATTCTTTACTCATCTCCCTAATGAACAAAATTGTCAGTGAGGCTAGACAAGGACACCAAAGCATGGCACTGTCAGCCCATCAATTTTAACAACTGACTGGTTATTGGTCACTCACTCTCTACAGGTCAATTTTGAATCTTTAACTTTGTGCTCTCACTCCAATGTTTGAAGTGCAGTGCTGCATTACCTGTTGACTGACATGCAGACCTACTTTCTGATATTTGATGATAATTATGAGAACTGTCCATTTTGTGTCTTTATTTACAACCACAGCCTATCTTTTCAGCTTGTTGGCAGCCTTTACCTTTTATCTTGCAACACAAAACTTGCAACTAGTGAATTTTTAACTTACAATGCAACAACAAATGCAGCActgttttttatgttcagtgAAATACTTTAAATAGTATGGATCTAGGTTGAGGTGCAACACCTGGTGCTGAGTATACTTGTGCTTAACAAAGTCTTGAGCTAAAAATGAAATTGGCCAGTCAAGAAGTTCCCAACAGCACTTTTCAGTAAAGCTAGGGA includes:
- the LOC135104076 gene encoding cysteine and glycine-rich protein 1-like, with product MPGQCPRCQKAVYFAEEKIVLGRPYHKMCIKCANCNKLLDSSTFTEHDEEMYCKSCYGRLFGPKGYGYGVGAGVLSMDDGSKYQNGPPRSNIPATMEAYIAPLKEPAPTTKPVRPKWGGADYCVRCSKQVFMAERKMAAGGAWHKACFNCRECHKCLDSNSVREREQDIYCNPCYGKNFGPKGYWGWSSAKVS